The following is a genomic window from Solirubrobacterales bacterium.
AGGGTTCGGTCGGTGCCAACGGTGATGATCCCACCGGTGCTCCGGGCCGAGACCGGCGGCGATGCCGAGGTGACGGCGCCGGGAACGACCGTGGGCGACGTGCTTCGCGCCGTCGCCGAAGCCCATCCCGGCACTCGGGCTCAGCTGTTCGCGGGCACCGGGGAGCTGAATCGCTACGTGAACGTCTACCTCAACGACGAGGACGTTCGGGTGCTGGACGGGCTCGAAACCCCCGTTTCGGACAG
Proteins encoded in this region:
- a CDS encoding ubiquitin-like small modifier protein 1 codes for the protein MPTVMIPPVLRAETGGDAEVTAPGTTVGDVLRAVAEAHPGTRAQLFAGTGELNRYVNVYLNDEDVRVLDGLETPVSDSDRVVILPAMAGGR